Below is a genomic region from Neorhizobium galegae.
CTGTTCAATACAGTTCATCGTTACGTCGGCCGACCTGGTATCCCCATGCCCAAATTCTCGGAAAATTTGCCTGATCCTGCACCAAGTCGCGCCTTTACAGATTCGCAAGAGGCCCCGATGGCGGGCAGCTTGCCGCGTCGATCGCCGTAAAGAGCGCGGGCAGGGCGCCTTGCCATGCGGGCTGGAACAGGAACGGTAGAACGAAGATGCCGGGAAGCGCTGCCAGGCTTTCTACGCCCCATCCGGCGTCTTGCTGGGCCGGCTGATTTCGGAGGCGAGCATTACTACGTCGAAGAATGACTTGCCGAGCAACGGTTCGATGACGTGCTTTAGTCATGTCATTGCGCACGATGCAGGACGGTGGTCCGGCCGAGCGTGGGCGTTCCCATGTAACCGCGGAGCTCCATCTTCTCGCCCACTAAGGTCACGCGGGCGGAAACGGTTCGACCGGTAGCCCCACTGTAGAGACTGACGCCTTCCCAGCGATGATCGCCGGCATCCCACTTGAGATCGTTCAGGAAGACGATTCCCTTCAAGGAACGGCTTCGGAGCTCCGGATCTGGATTGAGGGTGTCTTTCTTGAAGGTCTTACCATCAGCCTCGACCAGGGGCTTTGCGTAGATGACCCGGGCCGCATAGGTTTCTCCGGCGTCAAACATCTCAAATTTGAAGTCGCCGTCGTCCGATTCCCAGACGCCGATAATTCGATCAGGCGAAGGGGCCTGTGCGAAGGTGTCCCCAGCCGGGAGAGCTGTCATTCCCGCCGTGAGCGCTGCGGCCAACAAAGGCCCGCTTACCGATTTCAACATTGTACGTTTCCTTCGTGATGATCTTGGACGGACGATCGACCCGAGAGGTCGTGCCGCCGAGACTGGCTACCCAATGATCCAGCGCTTTTCCTTGAGAAGGAGCGCG
It encodes:
- a CDS encoding DUF2147 domain-containing protein — encoded protein: MLKSVSGPLLAAALTAGMTALPAGDTFAQAPSPDRIIGVWESDDGDFKFEMFDAGETYAARVIYAKPLVEADGKTFKKDTLNPDPELRSRSLKGIVFLNDLKWDAGDHRWEGVSLYSGATGRTVSARVTLVGEKMELRGYMGTPTLGRTTVLHRAQ